The proteins below are encoded in one region of Aquisphaera giovannonii:
- a CDS encoding TIGR03067 domain-containing protein, with product MLLTGIVVLGLGLAPEGDGRATESEVRAAHQMLAGTWKILAVTDNGDSFGPEIVRRKIARDGTLRVTDRLVSHVNPETGETRTVAFTIDPSKFPRRIDLITDDDRTLPGIYKFEDDNLVVCYASREGRPRPVDFESPGGASVTLLRLRLTSGSPASSSAPVISDPPSRAPKLEDRADDDRTPAKTRQAAFSRLGQERKPSQGELTRDRDLLGGTWRVEAIEDDGQSLSADIIQAKIADGGLVRIGVRGISTVSPRDEEKRLWAYRIDPARSPKHIDITTQYDTVLKGIYTFQGDRLLLCIAKSEDQSRPTSFDAPNGSGQMFYKLRMVADSAATQGAPAEPKPQPRVMVRAARTVSRPASQVVAEPAPQPPVDEQARLESQIRGMLIGSWSMADRKGNVVVVFRPDGSFTSTRTYARRRLFEPDVVTSNGIWSYNRGVVSISVYGSNERNLLGHSLVSRIQSIGDDAMVAADNVGQLMTLRKIR from the coding sequence ATGCTGCTGACAGGGATCGTCGTGCTGGGGCTCGGGCTCGCACCCGAAGGAGACGGGCGGGCGACGGAGTCGGAGGTCCGGGCCGCCCACCAGATGCTGGCCGGGACGTGGAAGATCCTGGCCGTCACGGACAACGGCGATTCGTTCGGCCCCGAGATCGTCCGCCGCAAGATCGCCCGCGACGGGACCCTGCGGGTGACCGACCGGCTGGTGAGCCACGTCAACCCGGAGACCGGGGAGACCAGGACCGTCGCGTTCACGATCGACCCGTCGAAGTTCCCCCGGCGGATCGACCTCATCACCGACGACGATCGGACCCTGCCGGGCATCTACAAGTTCGAGGACGACAACCTGGTCGTCTGCTACGCCTCGCGCGAGGGCCGGCCAAGGCCCGTGGACTTCGAGTCACCGGGCGGCGCCTCCGTCACCCTGCTCCGGCTGCGGCTCACCTCGGGCTCCCCGGCGTCCTCCTCGGCCCCCGTCATCAGCGACCCGCCCTCCCGCGCGCCGAAGTTGGAAGATCGGGCCGATGACGATCGGACCCCGGCGAAGACGCGCCAGGCCGCATTCAGCCGGCTCGGTCAGGAGCGGAAGCCGAGCCAGGGCGAGCTGACCCGCGACCGCGACCTGCTGGGCGGCACCTGGCGCGTCGAGGCGATCGAGGACGATGGTCAGAGCCTCTCCGCCGACATCATCCAGGCCAAGATCGCCGACGGGGGACTCGTCAGGATCGGCGTCCGTGGCATCTCGACCGTCTCGCCGCGTGACGAGGAGAAGCGGCTCTGGGCCTACCGGATCGATCCCGCCCGATCGCCGAAGCACATCGACATCACCACGCAGTACGATACCGTCCTCAAGGGCATCTACACCTTCCAGGGCGATCGGCTGCTGCTCTGCATCGCGAAGAGTGAGGACCAGTCGCGGCCGACCTCGTTCGACGCCCCGAATGGCTCCGGGCAGATGTTCTACAAGCTCCGGATGGTCGCCGATTCGGCCGCCACGCAGGGGGCACCTGCCGAGCCGAAGCCGCAGCCGCGGGTCATGGTCCGCGCGGCGCGGACCGTTTCGAGGCCGGCCTCCCAGGTCGTCGCCGAGCCCGCCCCGCAGCCCCCGGTCGATGAGCAGGCCCGTCTCGAGTCGCAGATCCGCGGGATGCTGATCGGCTCTTGGTCCATGGCCGATCGCAAGGGCAACGTCGTGGTCGTCTTCCGCCCGGACGGCAGCTTCACGTCCACCCGGACGTATGCCAGGCGAAGGCTCTTCGAGCCCGACGTCGTGACGTCCAACGGCATCTGGAGCTACAACCGGGGGGTCGTCTCCATCTCGGTCTACGGCAGCAACGAGCGCAACCTGCTCGGCCACAGCCTCGTCTCCCGGATCCAGTCCATCGGGGACGATGCCATGGTCGCCGCCGACAACGTGGGCCAATTGATGACGCTCCGGAAGATCCGCTGA
- a CDS encoding ferritin-like domain-containing protein, whose amino-acid sequence MSDEKARGPARSRRSFLARSLGASAAAVPALALAGSRKAAAASHRRLTGIQAELINEVLNDEQQHVPILQNLLDDEDNPLPVPIRRPPGFNLSRLRQPNLMAFLETAAVFENTGSGLYHGALLNVTQTLEYFPTAAGLAAVEARHASWLNSLLDEPLVEDFAPVESPIPQEIVLSRVAEFVTDHRATFPSFDTTTSSDANNFRILDFVLFLEYIESKFYEINVPLFAASPD is encoded by the coding sequence ATGTCCGACGAGAAAGCCCGAGGTCCCGCCCGCTCACGACGGTCGTTCCTCGCCCGCTCCCTGGGCGCCTCCGCCGCAGCCGTCCCGGCGCTCGCCCTGGCCGGCTCGAGAAAAGCCGCGGCGGCCTCCCACCGCAGGCTGACCGGAATCCAGGCCGAGTTGATCAACGAGGTCCTCAACGACGAGCAGCAGCACGTCCCGATCCTGCAGAACCTGCTCGACGATGAAGACAACCCGCTCCCGGTGCCGATCCGCCGGCCGCCGGGCTTCAATCTCTCGAGGCTGCGCCAGCCCAACCTCATGGCCTTCCTGGAGACGGCTGCCGTGTTCGAGAACACCGGCTCGGGGCTCTACCACGGGGCGCTGCTGAACGTCACTCAGACACTCGAGTACTTCCCGACCGCCGCCGGCCTCGCCGCCGTCGAGGCGCGCCACGCATCCTGGCTGAATTCGCTCCTGGACGAGCCGCTCGTCGAGGATTTCGCGCCGGTCGAGTCGCCGATCCCTCAGGAGATCGTCCTTTCCCGGGTCGCGGAGTTCGTCACCGACCACCGCGCGACGTTCCCGTCCTTCGATACCACGACTTCCAGCGACGCCAACAACTTCCGCATCCTCGATTTCGTCCTCTTCCTCGAGTACATCGAGTCCAAGTTCTACGAGATCAACGTCCCGCTCTTCGCCGCGTCGCCCGACTGA
- a CDS encoding carboxy terminal-processing peptidase, which yields MPRLALRPLALIASLALMAVVVGAQAPVPTDDDKETAKKVVDLLEQGHMARPVIDDEIAVKWCNNFLKDLDPQKFYFLKSDVEEFKKEATNLDDQIREGNFDFAKRVFDRFLKRNDERYQTVLVLIEKKADFGVEEYLNDDPEKVDYPKDKAEADERWRKKIKLDMLQLRADKTDDAEIAHKLKVRYHDRNRMFHQYDSNELLEVYLSSLTRTFDPHTSYLSAKNLEDMLNQQLHLSLEGIGASLRSEDGYAVVSEIVPGMAADKDGRLAPEDKIVAIRKDNGEEIDLVEKKLSDVVRYIRGPRGTKVKLVVIPAGTKERKEYEITREKVDLKEQHAKGKILPIKANGKELRLGIINLPAFYGNTLAILRGDPNAVSATVDCRKILREFKEQGVDCVVMDLRDNGGGLLEEAKTLSGLFIDTGPVVQVKEIFGVKPISDDDEGTAWDGPLVLLINKLSASASEIFAGVIKDYDRGLIIGDTSTFGKGTVQSIVQIGDEGRRARANHGALKLTIQQFYRANGESTQINGVSPHVHIPSVRDVMDFGEGKMDNAIRFDKVAELPHDHFNKTSPELVALLNERSEQRRKADPKFQKQSERIKQFLERKARHSIALNEARFKSEYAPDDEDPEHAEEVKQKKENKKKKYVEREIWASDFYNDEVVRIIGDYLTLGSKVLASLPVKAGAAHE from the coding sequence ATGCCACGACTTGCATTGCGTCCCCTGGCCTTGATCGCCTCTCTGGCACTCATGGCCGTCGTCGTCGGCGCCCAGGCTCCGGTCCCGACGGACGACGACAAGGAGACCGCAAAGAAGGTGGTCGACCTGCTCGAGCAGGGTCACATGGCCCGCCCCGTGATCGACGACGAGATCGCGGTGAAGTGGTGCAACAATTTCCTCAAGGACCTGGACCCCCAGAAGTTCTACTTCCTGAAGTCCGACGTCGAGGAGTTCAAGAAGGAGGCGACGAACCTGGATGACCAGATCCGCGAGGGGAACTTCGACTTCGCCAAGCGGGTCTTCGATCGCTTCCTGAAGCGTAACGACGAGCGCTACCAGACCGTGCTCGTGCTGATCGAGAAGAAGGCCGACTTCGGCGTCGAGGAGTACCTCAACGACGACCCGGAGAAGGTGGACTATCCAAAGGATAAGGCCGAGGCCGACGAGCGCTGGCGGAAGAAGATCAAGCTCGACATGCTCCAGCTCCGGGCCGACAAGACGGACGACGCGGAGATCGCGCACAAACTGAAGGTCCGGTATCACGACCGCAACCGGATGTTCCACCAGTACGACTCGAACGAGCTGCTGGAGGTCTACCTCTCGAGCCTGACCCGGACGTTCGACCCGCACACCTCCTACCTGAGCGCCAAGAACCTGGAGGACATGCTCAATCAGCAGCTCCACCTGTCGCTCGAGGGGATCGGGGCGTCGCTGCGGTCCGAGGACGGCTACGCCGTGGTCTCGGAAATCGTGCCCGGCATGGCGGCGGACAAGGACGGGCGGCTCGCGCCCGAGGACAAGATCGTCGCGATCCGCAAGGACAACGGCGAGGAGATCGACCTGGTCGAGAAGAAGCTCAGCGACGTCGTCCGCTACATCCGGGGCCCCCGAGGGACCAAGGTGAAGCTGGTCGTCATCCCGGCCGGCACGAAGGAGCGGAAGGAATACGAGATCACCCGCGAGAAGGTCGATCTCAAGGAGCAGCACGCGAAGGGCAAGATCCTGCCGATCAAGGCCAACGGCAAGGAGCTGAGGCTCGGCATCATCAACCTGCCGGCCTTCTACGGCAACACCCTGGCGATCCTCCGCGGCGATCCCAACGCCGTCAGCGCGACCGTGGACTGCCGCAAGATCCTCAGGGAGTTCAAGGAGCAGGGCGTCGACTGCGTGGTGATGGACCTGCGGGACAACGGCGGCGGCCTGCTCGAAGAAGCCAAGACCCTGTCGGGCCTGTTCATCGACACCGGCCCGGTCGTCCAGGTGAAGGAAATCTTCGGCGTGAAGCCGATCAGCGACGACGATGAAGGGACGGCGTGGGACGGCCCCCTCGTGCTCCTGATCAACAAGCTGTCGGCCAGCGCCTCGGAGATCTTCGCGGGCGTGATCAAGGACTACGACCGCGGCCTGATCATCGGCGACACCAGCACCTTCGGCAAGGGCACCGTGCAGAGCATCGTCCAGATCGGCGACGAGGGTCGTCGCGCCCGGGCCAACCACGGCGCCCTCAAGCTCACCATCCAGCAGTTCTACCGGGCCAACGGCGAGAGCACGCAGATCAATGGCGTCTCCCCGCACGTCCACATCCCGTCGGTCCGCGACGTGATGGACTTCGGCGAGGGGAAGATGGACAACGCCATCCGCTTCGACAAGGTGGCCGAGCTGCCGCACGACCACTTCAACAAGACCTCGCCCGAGTTGGTCGCCCTGCTCAACGAGCGCTCGGAACAGCGTCGCAAGGCCGATCCCAAGTTCCAGAAGCAATCCGAGCGGATCAAGCAGTTCCTCGAGCGGAAGGCCCGGCACTCGATCGCCCTGAACGAGGCCCGCTTCAAGTCCGAATACGCCCCCGACGACGAGGACCCGGAGCACGCCGAGGAAGTGAAGCAGAAGAAGGAGAACAAGAAGAAGAAGTACGTCGAGCGGGAGATCTGGGCGAGTGACTTCTACAACGACGAGGTCGTCCGGATCATCGGCGACTACCTGACCCTCGGCTCGAAGGTGCTCGCGTCCCTCCCGGTGAAGGCCGGCGCCGCGCACGAATGA
- a CDS encoding RNA polymerase sigma factor, producing the protein MMETELLRHYVALRDPDAFRALAERHGPMVRSVCRCNLRESHDVDDAVQTTFLIFARQASTIERVEAIGPWLRRVASRVSRRVRVKIEERRIREAARPGVRRDGSMTDPLEPSALATLHEEISSLPDWYRRPLVLCYLEGKTNDEAAKELGCPVGTVKGRLWRARRELRERLIRRGWACTIA; encoded by the coding sequence ATGATGGAGACGGAATTACTCCGGCATTATGTGGCCCTGCGCGACCCGGACGCCTTCCGGGCGCTTGCCGAGCGGCATGGACCCATGGTCCGCTCCGTCTGCCGCTGCAACCTCCGCGAAAGCCACGACGTGGATGATGCGGTCCAGACGACGTTCCTGATCTTCGCCAGGCAGGCTTCGACCATCGAACGCGTCGAGGCAATCGGCCCCTGGCTTCGCCGGGTCGCGTCTCGCGTCTCCCGGCGAGTCCGCGTCAAAATCGAGGAGCGGAGAATCCGAGAGGCCGCGCGGCCGGGTGTGCGCCGCGACGGGAGCATGACCGATCCCCTCGAGCCGTCGGCGCTGGCCACGCTCCACGAGGAGATCAGCAGCCTGCCGGACTGGTATCGACGCCCGCTCGTGCTCTGTTACCTGGAAGGCAAGACTAACGACGAAGCGGCCAAGGAGCTTGGCTGTCCGGTCGGCACGGTCAAGGGGCGCCTCTGGCGTGCTCGACGAGAGCTGAGGGAGAGGCTGATCCGCCGCGGATGGGCCTGCACGATTGCGTGA